A genomic region of Chloracidobacterium sp. contains the following coding sequences:
- the sufC gene encoding Fe-S cluster assembly ATPase SufC, translating into MLLEIKDLYAGIDGKEILKGLNLQVNAGSVHAIMGPNGSGKSTLSKVLAGHPSYEVTSGEVLYEGSNLLELEPDERARSGVFMAFQYPVEVPGVSNSQFLRLAYNEKMKHLGEEELDPLEFNDYLKEKAKIVDMDPQFFKRSVNEGFSGGEKKRNEILQMAVLEPRLAILDETDSGLDIDALRIVAEGVNKLRSSDNAIILVTHYQRLLNYVEPDFVHVLADGKIVKEGGKDLAVELEEKGYDWVKAAAK; encoded by the coding sequence ATGTTATTAGAGATAAAGGACTTATATGCCGGTATTGATGGCAAGGAGATATTGAAAGGCCTCAATCTTCAGGTCAACGCTGGGAGTGTACACGCGATAATGGGCCCTAACGGATCGGGCAAATCGACGCTGTCAAAAGTGCTCGCCGGGCATCCGAGCTACGAGGTGACCTCGGGCGAAGTGTTGTACGAAGGCAGCAACCTGCTCGAACTCGAACCCGACGAACGTGCGCGTTCGGGCGTCTTTATGGCGTTCCAATATCCGGTCGAGGTTCCGGGTGTTTCGAATTCGCAGTTTCTGCGGCTGGCCTACAACGAGAAGATGAAGCATCTGGGCGAGGAGGAACTCGACCCGCTCGAATTCAACGACTATCTGAAAGAAAAGGCGAAGATCGTCGATATGGATCCGCAGTTCTTCAAACGGTCGGTCAATGAGGGCTTCTCGGGCGGTGAAAAGAAACGGAACGAGATCCTGCAAATGGCCGTGCTCGAACCAAGGCTCGCCATACTCGACGAAACCGACTCCGGCCTCGATATCGACGCCTTACGCATCGTCGCTGAGGGCGTCAACAAGCTGCGCAGCAGCGACAACGCGATCATCCTTGTCACACACTATCAGCGGCTGCTGAATTACGTCGAGCCCGATTTTGTCCACGTCCTCGCCGACGGCAAGATCGTAAAGGAAGGCGGTAAAGATCTCGCTGTCGAACTCGAAGAGAAAGGCTACGACTGGGTCAAGGCTGCCGCGAAATGA
- a CDS encoding GNAT family N-acetyltransferase yields the protein MSVVRLAGPGDEYLIERLVAAAFGPFRNLYTPDAFDYTAIKADAVRGRFAEGPIWLAYLGDLPAGTVSGLPDGERFYIRSMGVIPDAQGKGVGQQLLGALEKHAREEGFKSLYLYTTFVLPGARPLYEKNGFYILRETPPEEWFGMAGIEMEKILD from the coding sequence ATGAGCGTGGTTAGGTTAGCCGGGCCGGGTGATGAGTATTTGATCGAACGACTTGTCGCCGCTGCCTTTGGGCCGTTCCGCAACCTATATACGCCTGATGCGTTTGACTATACGGCTATCAAGGCCGACGCCGTTCGCGGACGGTTTGCCGAAGGGCCTATATGGCTTGCGTATCTTGGTGATTTACCGGCTGGAACGGTTTCCGGCCTGCCGGACGGTGAGAGGTTCTATATCCGCTCGATGGGAGTGATCCCCGATGCCCAGGGCAAGGGCGTCGGGCAACAGCTGCTCGGAGCTCTTGAGAAGCACGCGCGCGAGGAAGGCTTTAAGAGTCTGTATCTATACACAACCTTCGTCCTGCCGGGAGCGAGGCCGCTGTATGAGAAGAACGGGTTTTATATCCTCCGCGAAACACCGCCTGAGGAATGGTTCGGCATGGCGGGAATAGAAATGGAGAAGATATTGGACTAG
- the sufB gene encoding Fe-S cluster assembly protein SufB yields the protein MSTAAEILTNREYKYGFVTDIESDIIPKGLSEATVRLISSKKNEPDWLLEFRLKAYRNWLKMEEPKHWPNFEYPRIDFQDISYYAAPRQKPKKASMDEVDPELVKTFEKLGIPLSEQKMLANVAVDAVFDSVSVATTYKEKLKKAGVIFCSFTEAVADYPELVQKYLGSVVPVNDNYYAALNSAVFSDGSFVFIPKGVRCPMELSTYFRINTQESGQFERTLIVAEEGGYVAYNEGCTAPQFDTNQLHAAVVELVALDDAEIKYSTVQNWYAGDETGKGGIYNFVTKRGACRGVNSKISWTQVETGSAITWKYPSVILQGDNSIGEFYSVALTNNAQIADTGTKMIHLGKNTKSTIVSKGISAGKSNNSYRGLVKVMPKAAGARNYTQCDSMLIGGKSEANTFPYIEVMNNTARVEHEATTSKISEEQLFYLQQRGISQEDAVSLIINGFCKEVFRELPMEYAVEAQKLLGLKLEGTVG from the coding sequence ATGTCGACTGCCGCGGAAATACTTACTAACCGAGAATACAAGTACGGTTTTGTCACTGACATTGAGTCCGACATTATCCCAAAGGGCCTGAGCGAAGCTACCGTTCGCCTGATCTCATCAAAGAAGAACGAGCCCGACTGGCTACTCGAATTCCGGCTAAAGGCCTACCGCAACTGGCTCAAGATGGAGGAACCAAAGCATTGGCCGAATTTTGAGTATCCACGGATCGATTTTCAGGACATTTCCTACTACGCTGCACCGCGACAGAAGCCGAAGAAGGCCTCGATGGACGAGGTCGATCCGGAGTTGGTCAAAACCTTTGAGAAGCTCGGCATACCCTTGAGCGAGCAGAAGATGCTCGCAAATGTCGCCGTCGATGCTGTGTTTGACAGCGTTTCGGTCGCGACGACCTACAAAGAGAAACTTAAGAAGGCGGGCGTCATCTTTTGCTCATTTACGGAGGCAGTAGCTGATTATCCTGAGCTTGTTCAGAAATATCTCGGCTCGGTAGTGCCGGTTAACGACAACTATTACGCGGCGTTGAACTCGGCCGTTTTCTCAGACGGATCGTTCGTGTTTATTCCAAAAGGTGTGCGGTGCCCGATGGAGCTTTCGACGTACTTCCGCATCAATACGCAGGAATCGGGCCAGTTCGAACGCACGCTGATCGTTGCCGAGGAAGGCGGCTATGTCGCCTATAACGAGGGTTGCACCGCGCCGCAGTTCGATACGAACCAGCTTCATGCGGCGGTCGTCGAACTGGTCGCTCTTGACGATGCTGAGATCAAATATTCGACGGTTCAGAATTGGTACGCGGGCGATGAAACCGGCAAGGGCGGCATCTATAACTTCGTCACCAAACGCGGTGCGTGTCGCGGCGTGAATTCTAAGATCTCGTGGACGCAGGTCGAGACCGGCTCGGCGATCACTTGGAAATATCCGAGCGTGATCCTGCAGGGCGACAATTCGATCGGCGAATTTTACTCCGTCGCTCTCACAAACAACGCCCAGATCGCCGATACCGGCACGAAGATGATCCATCTCGGCAAGAATACAAAATCGACGATCGTCTCGAAGGGCATCTCGGCTGGGAAATCTAACAATTCGTATCGCGGCCTCGTAAAGGTGATGCCAAAAGCTGCCGGTGCGCGCAATTATACGCAGTGCGACTCGATGCTGATAGGCGGCAAGTCGGAAGCGAATACGTTCCCCTACATCGAGGTGATGAACAACACCGCCCGCGTCGAGCACGAAGCCACGACGTCTAAGATCAGCGAGGAGCAGCTTTTCTACCTCCAGCAGCGAGGTATCTCGCAGGAAGATGCGGTCTCGTTGATCATCAACGGATTTTGTAAGGAAGTGTTTCGCGAACTGCCGATGGAATATGCAGTCGAAGCCCAGAAGCTGTTGGGGTTGAAACTCGAGGGTACCGTAGGATGA
- a CDS encoding Rrf2 family transcriptional regulator, with amino-acid sequence MKISAQEEYGLRCLVQLANLANGDSLTLPQIAEREGISTANAGKLMWLLNKAGFVLSTRGTKGGYLLARPAAEIRLSEIIHVLDEEVINKHCGSYTGVLETCVHNGDCGIRPVIVGLHEIVENALSQITLAQLVGSEKTVDTMFHSIQGIDRTIEPQRI; translated from the coding sequence ATGAAGATATCGGCACAGGAAGAATATGGGCTTCGCTGCCTGGTGCAGTTAGCCAACCTTGCCAATGGCGACTCGCTAACGCTGCCGCAGATCGCCGAACGCGAGGGCATATCGACGGCTAACGCCGGCAAGCTAATGTGGCTCCTTAACAAGGCCGGCTTCGTCCTCTCGACACGCGGTACAAAGGGCGGGTACTTGCTCGCAAGGCCAGCCGCCGAAATACGTCTTAGCGAGATCATCCATGTGCTCGATGAAGAGGTGATCAACAAACATTGCGGTAGCTACACCGGAGTGCTGGAAACATGTGTTCATAACGGCGACTGTGGGATACGGCCGGTGATAGTCGGCCTCCATGAGATCGTCGAGAACGCGCTGTCGCAAATTACCCTGGCTCAACTAGTCGGGAGTGAAAAGACCGTTGATACGATGTTTCACTCGATCCAGGGGATCGATCGAACGATCGAACCGCAAAGGATTTAA
- a CDS encoding TonB family protein translates to MPLNVRRFCTSVFLVLGILIVGSHAQTVAQQTTNVAPPPTSGDVMRDRISKAKAFIAVRNYAAASYELENIRKETSDAAVQSVVSVLLMNSYLEQGDYKRAQDFLNEYFNLQKTTKPNASANYMAVAGQVVKNARDRAERYRALGISVSDRTLPLEALNDLEKMRETLEIVVTQSKEIGKSPIRTADAMALLEEATNSRSILARDDYDSRRWKDEVTDTRETMANARSVVLDAADGKPVVSVPTELVAAKTASPGTTPPVAQTVAMREREVKTPEKTSVESTVADNEKPIYIPSPPATVKPTSPAPKKEPPATVIAAGPAPVPNDGPLEIGSLLEFATDRVSPTYPPLAKTQRMTGIVRVDLTINEKGEVDEVQKLSGPFMLQGAARQAIKKWRFKPFTRDGQPVKAIGYVSFNFDL, encoded by the coding sequence ATGCCGTTAAATGTCAGAAGGTTTTGCACTTCGGTTTTTCTGGTTTTAGGTATCTTGATCGTCGGCTCTCACGCACAGACGGTCGCTCAGCAAACAACAAACGTGGCACCACCGCCGACTTCCGGTGACGTGATGCGTGACCGCATCTCGAAGGCAAAGGCTTTCATCGCCGTTCGCAATTACGCGGCCGCGAGCTACGAGCTCGAAAACATTCGCAAGGAAACGAGCGATGCGGCCGTTCAGTCTGTCGTCAGCGTCCTCTTGATGAACAGCTACCTCGAACAGGGCGACTACAAGCGCGCGCAGGACTTTCTGAACGAGTATTTCAACCTCCAGAAGACGACGAAACCGAATGCATCGGCGAATTACATGGCCGTGGCCGGTCAGGTCGTCAAGAATGCCCGCGACCGCGCGGAACGGTATCGCGCACTCGGGATCAGCGTTTCTGACCGCACGCTGCCGCTCGAGGCCCTCAACGATCTTGAAAAGATGCGTGAGACGCTTGAGATCGTTGTGACTCAATCCAAAGAGATCGGTAAATCACCCATTCGGACGGCCGATGCAATGGCCCTGCTTGAGGAGGCCACAAACTCGCGGAGCATCCTGGCGCGCGATGATTATGATTCTCGCCGCTGGAAAGATGAGGTTACAGACACACGCGAGACGATGGCGAATGCCCGCAGCGTCGTGCTGGATGCAGCCGACGGAAAACCGGTCGTATCAGTACCGACCGAGCTGGTCGCAGCGAAAACGGCGTCACCTGGGACCACGCCGCCGGTCGCTCAGACGGTTGCAATGCGAGAGCGCGAGGTAAAGACACCTGAGAAGACATCTGTAGAGAGCACTGTTGCAGACAACGAGAAGCCAATCTACATTCCGTCACCTCCGGCAACTGTAAAGCCGACGAGTCCTGCACCGAAAAAGGAGCCACCGGCAACGGTCATAGCCGCTGGTCCGGCACCGGTGCCAAACGACGGCCCTCTTGAGATCGGCTCACTGCTCGAATTTGCGACCGATCGCGTGTCGCCAACTTATCCGCCACTTGCAAAAACACAGCGAATGACGGGTATCGTTAGGGTCGATCTCACGATCAATGAAAAAGGCGAGGTTGATGAGGTCCAAAAATTATCCGGGCCATTCATGCTGCAGGGCGCCGCTAGACAGGCTATCAAGAAATGGAGGTTCAAGCCCTTTACACGGGACGGGCAGCCGGTAAAAGCGATCGGCTATGTCAGCTTTAATTTCGACCTCTAA
- a CDS encoding amidohydrolase encodes MGAPRTPPPLAISVDLLIVGGTIVTMSEDREVIENGAIAITKGKIDIMGTRRIVTQNVRARQTIDATGKVIIPGLINTHTHVPMTLFRGISDDLDLNDWLTKFIFPAEAKNVDEAFVRAGTRLGLAEMIRGGTTTYCDMYYFEDAIADETKKAGVRGVLGETIIDFPVADNKTHAEAMAYTERFIKKWQNDPLIVPAAAPHAPYTVSKEHLQAVRSLADRLKAPVVIHVAETKKERDDAEKNFGMTPVKYLDSFGFLSNRTIAAHSVWLTPEEVRIYKERGVGSAHCPQSNLKLASGVAAIPYFLREDIAVGLGTDGAASNNDLNLWEEIDTAAKLHKQWSLDPKTLPAEEAFAMATIRGARALHLADKIGSIEAGKRADIAIVDIDALHQTPWFNVYSALVYSTKASDVRTVIINGRVVMRDRRLLTLDESAIKRDALRYRDKIIKSLRN; translated from the coding sequence ATGGGTGCGCCACGAACGCCGCCGCCTCTTGCTATTAGTGTCGACCTCCTTATCGTCGGCGGTACGATCGTTACGATGAGCGAGGATCGCGAGGTCATTGAGAACGGAGCTATCGCGATCACTAAAGGCAAGATCGACATTATGGGCACGCGGCGGATCGTGACTCAGAACGTGCGAGCCAGGCAGACGATCGATGCGACGGGCAAGGTCATCATTCCGGGGCTGATCAATACGCATACGCACGTGCCGATGACGCTGTTTCGCGGAATATCGGACGACCTCGACCTGAACGACTGGCTGACGAAATTCATCTTCCCGGCCGAGGCAAAGAACGTCGATGAGGCTTTCGTGAGGGCCGGAACGCGGCTGGGCCTCGCCGAGATGATACGCGGTGGGACGACGACGTATTGCGATATGTACTACTTCGAGGACGCCATCGCCGATGAGACAAAGAAGGCTGGCGTTCGCGGCGTGCTTGGCGAAACGATCATTGACTTTCCGGTCGCCGACAACAAGACGCACGCCGAGGCGATGGCCTATACTGAGCGGTTCATCAAGAAATGGCAGAACGACCCACTGATCGTGCCGGCCGCCGCACCGCATGCCCCATACACGGTGTCGAAGGAGCATCTCCAGGCAGTTCGCAGTCTCGCGGACCGGTTGAAGGCGCCGGTCGTCATTCATGTTGCCGAGACCAAGAAGGAGCGCGACGATGCCGAGAAGAACTTCGGGATGACACCGGTCAAATACCTCGACAGCTTCGGCTTTCTATCTAATAGGACCATCGCCGCGCACAGCGTCTGGCTCACGCCTGAGGAAGTTCGCATTTACAAAGAACGCGGTGTCGGCTCAGCACATTGCCCACAGTCAAACCTTAAACTTGCATCGGGAGTGGCTGCGATCCCCTACTTTCTTCGCGAAGATATCGCCGTCGGCCTCGGCACCGACGGTGCCGCGTCGAACAATGACCTTAACCTTTGGGAAGAGATCGACACGGCTGCCAAGCTCCATAAACAATGGTCGCTCGACCCTAAGACCCTGCCTGCCGAAGAAGCATTCGCGATGGCTACCATCCGCGGAGCTCGCGCCCTGCACTTGGCGGACAAGATCGGTTCGATCGAGGCCGGCAAGCGAGCTGACATCGCGATCGTCGATATCGACGCACTGCACCAAACGCCTTGGTTCAATGTCTATTCGGCCCTTGTTTACTCGACAAAAGCCTCTGACGTCCGCACCGTCATCATTAACGGCCGCGTCGTCATGCGCGACCGGCGTTTGCTCACGTTGGACGAAAGTGCTATAAAAAGAGACGCGCTCCGCTATCGCGATAAAATCATCAAGAGTTTACGTAACTGA
- a CDS encoding nucleotidyltransferase, which yields MEFELPDTFKELLESLNKHKVRYLLIGGYAVGMHGYSRATEDIDVFVAREEDNAKRIVEALTEFGLGGPSLKTEIFTRENSLVVMGVAPLAVDILNYLKSVDFDSAFEKRKIVTCEGVEINVISYDDLIRNKIAVGRHKDLSDVEYLNRIKSVRST from the coding sequence ATGGAGTTCGAGCTACCGGACACATTCAAAGAGTTATTAGAATCGTTAAATAAGCATAAAGTTAGGTATCTGTTAATTGGTGGCTACGCGGTGGGAATGCACGGCTATTCTCGCGCAACAGAGGATATCGATGTTTTTGTTGCGCGCGAAGAAGATAATGCAAAACGAATCGTCGAAGCTCTGACCGAATTTGGACTTGGCGGCCCGTCGCTGAAAACCGAGATTTTTACTCGTGAAAACAGCTTGGTGGTCATGGGCGTCGCGCCCCTAGCGGTCGATATTCTCAATTACCTCAAATCGGTAGACTTTGACTCAGCGTTTGAGAAGCGAAAGATCGTGACCTGCGAAGGCGTCGAAATAAATGTGATCAGCTATGACGATCTCATAAGAAACAAGATTGCGGTCGGACGCCATAAAGACCTATCTGATGTCGAGTATTTGAACCGCATCAAATCCGTACGAAGTACTTAA
- a CDS encoding cytidine deaminase has product MEITDERLVEEAMKVRENAYAPFSKFKVGSALETEDGSIVVGCNVESASYGLTVCAERVAVWKAISLGKTKIRRIAVVADTEDLTPPCGVCRQIIWEFGGDIPVIFANLHGSAETVQMKDLLPRAFDTKFLR; this is encoded by the coding sequence ATGGAAATCACAGATGAGAGATTGGTAGAGGAAGCAATGAAGGTGCGCGAGAATGCCTACGCGCCGTTCTCTAAATTCAAGGTCGGCTCGGCCCTCGAGACCGAGGACGGCTCGATCGTGGTCGGCTGCAATGTCGAATCCGCGAGCTACGGGCTAACCGTCTGTGCCGAGCGTGTCGCCGTCTGGAAGGCCATTTCGCTCGGCAAGACAAAGATCCGCCGCATCGCGGTCGTCGCCGACACCGAGGACCTCACGCCGCCGTGCGGTGTCTGCCGCCAGATCATCTGGGAATTCGGCGGCGATATTCCCGTCATTTTCGCCAACCTCCACGGCAGTGCCGAGACCGTCCAGATGAAAGACCTGCTGCCGCGGGCGTTTGACACGAAGTTTCTTAGATAA
- the udk gene encoding uridine kinase has translation MIIGICGGTGSGKTTIARSIVEAVGAENVVLVEQDSYYRDLADMPLDERHQANFDHPDSVDSNMMVNHILRLKQGLPAEMPLYDFKTHTRTTNIEVIEPRPVVIVEGILIFAESRVLDLLDVRVFVDTPDDVRLIRRLKRDHAERGRTYEHTMDQYMRTIRPMHFEFVEPSKRHADIIIPEGAQTGVSIEFLCSLVREKLKQERSAANE, from the coding sequence ATGATAATCGGCATATGCGGAGGTACAGGGTCAGGCAAGACGACGATCGCACGTTCGATAGTCGAGGCCGTCGGCGCCGAGAATGTCGTACTTGTCGAGCAGGATTCGTATTATCGCGACCTCGCCGACATGCCGCTTGACGAACGGCATCAGGCAAATTTTGACCATCCTGATTCGGTTGACAGCAACATGATGGTCAATCATATCCTGCGTCTCAAACAGGGCCTGCCAGCCGAGATGCCGCTGTATGACTTTAAGACACACACGCGAACGACGAACATTGAGGTCATCGAGCCGCGTCCGGTCGTGATAGTCGAGGGAATACTGATATTTGCCGAGTCTCGCGTGCTTGACCTGTTGGATGTGCGGGTCTTTGTCGACACTCCGGACGACGTCCGCCTGATCCGCCGCCTCAAACGAGATCACGCCGAGCGTGGCCGGACATACGAGCACACGATGGACCAGTACATGCGAACGATCAGGCCGATGCATTTTGAATTCGTCGAGCCGTCAAAGCGTCATGCGGACATCATTATCCCGGAAGGCGCACAGACCGGCGTTAGCATCGAATTCCTGTGCAGCCTCGTGCGTGAGAAGCTAAAGCAGGAACGAAGTGCCGCGAATGAGTAA
- a CDS encoding purine-nucleoside phosphorylase — MTYEKAAEAAAFIKERYPSDIRAAIVLGSGLGAFAEKVDGGMTIPFAEIPGFVRSTVEGHAGQLVIGDINGVTIAVQQGRFHYYEGYEMEQVMLPVRTFGVMGIKNLILTNAAGSLNSDMPPGSLMMITDHINCFGVNPLRGPNDSRFGARFPDMTEVYDRELQRIVDEEAAAISTERNGIDFLNKGIYCGLSGPTYETPSEVRMYRLLGADAVGMSTVPEAVAARHMGVRVLGISCITNYAAGMTDEEIDHSHVMTTGADAAEVFGELLTRVISRI, encoded by the coding sequence ATGACCTACGAAAAGGCCGCTGAAGCCGCCGCATTCATCAAGGAACGATATCCGAGCGATATCCGCGCGGCGATCGTGTTAGGCAGCGGGCTGGGTGCGTTTGCGGAGAAGGTCGATGGGGGGATGACGATCCCATTTGCGGAGATACCAGGCTTTGTCCGCTCAACTGTCGAGGGGCACGCGGGGCAGCTTGTGATCGGTGACATTAACGGAGTGACCATTGCCGTTCAGCAGGGCCGCTTTCATTATTACGAAGGCTACGAAATGGAACAGGTGATGCTCCCCGTCCGGACCTTTGGCGTGATGGGCATCAAGAACCTGATCCTTACGAATGCCGCCGGCAGCCTGAATTCTGATATGCCGCCGGGCAGCCTGATGATGATCACTGACCATATCAACTGTTTTGGCGTGAATCCGCTTCGCGGGCCAAACGATTCGCGGTTTGGAGCGAGATTTCCGGATATGACCGAGGTCTACGACCGCGAGCTGCAGAGAATCGTTGACGAAGAGGCCGCCGCCATCTCGACCGAGCGAAACGGGATCGATTTCCTTAATAAAGGTATCTATTGCGGCCTGTCGGGCCCGACGTACGAGACGCCGTCGGAGGTGCGTATGTATCGTCTGCTCGGGGCCGACGCGGTCGGAATGTCAACCGTTCCCGAGGCCGTCGCGGCGCGGCATATGGGCGTTCGCGTGCTCGGCATCTCGTGCATCACAAATTATGCGGCGGGCATGACGGACGAGGAGATCGACCATTCGCATGTGATGACGACAGGTGCCGACGCGGCCGAAGTGTTCGGTGAATTGCTGACGAGGGTCATTTCGAGAATATGA
- a CDS encoding ABC transporter permease, which yields MSEIFTIALIFSSLRLATPLIFAALGGLFSERSGVINIALEGLMLAGAFTGAVVTYELSQPGSSVPHTMVPFIGLAAAIVAGGLTALLYAVATIKFEADQVVAGFGVNILMLGLPALISGALYDSTGSTPQIAKDVMLPEAFRTSVATVIALVLVPVCWYVLYKTPFGLRLRATGENPSAADAAGVKVITLRYICVVISGMLAAAGGAYLSIGQSSLFTRAMTAGRGFIALAALILAKWRPVPVLIACLFFGFTEALTIQIQGAIKMPSGEDIPVQFIQIIPYVLTIIVLAGFIGLSRAPKALGIPYRKEN from the coding sequence ATGAGCGAGATATTTACGATAGCACTGATCTTTTCGAGCCTGCGCCTGGCAACGCCGCTGATCTTTGCTGCGCTCGGCGGACTGTTCTCCGAGCGCTCGGGCGTTATCAATATCGCCCTCGAAGGCCTGATGCTCGCCGGAGCGTTTACCGGCGCTGTCGTGACGTATGAGCTAAGCCAGCCGGGCTCGAGTGTGCCGCACACGATGGTGCCGTTCATCGGCCTCGCGGCGGCGATAGTCGCCGGGGGCCTAACAGCGCTGCTTTACGCGGTCGCAACCATCAAGTTCGAGGCAGATCAGGTTGTCGCCGGCTTTGGGGTGAACATTCTCATGCTCGGCCTGCCGGCGCTCATTTCGGGTGCTCTCTATGATTCGACCGGTTCGACGCCGCAGATCGCAAAGGACGTGATGCTGCCCGAGGCTTTCCGGACGTCGGTTGCAACCGTTATCGCTCTGGTGTTGGTGCCGGTGTGCTGGTATGTCCTCTACAAAACGCCATTTGGCCTCCGGCTGCGGGCGACCGGCGAAAATCCGTCAGCCGCCGACGCCGCAGGTGTCAAGGTCATTACGCTCCGCTACATCTGCGTCGTCATCTCGGGAATGCTCGCCGCGGCAGGCGGCGCATATCTATCGATCGGCCAATCATCACTATTTACACGGGCCATGACCGCTGGTCGCGGATTTATCGCCCTTGCCGCATTGATCCTCGCCAAATGGCGTCCCGTTCCTGTCCTGATCGCCTGTCTTTTCTTCGGCTTTACCGAGGCCCTGACGATCCAGATCCAGGGCGCCATAAAGATGCCGTCAGGCGAAGACATACCCGTCCAGTTCATCCAAATAATTCCGTATGTCCTGACGATAATCGTCCTGGCCGGCTTTATCGGCCTCTCACGTGCCCCAAAAGCGTTAGGGATTCCTTATAGAAAGGAAAATTGA